A region of the Microcoleus sp. AS-A8 genome:
GAGCGTTGCATCAGCGAGGGTAATTACCCCTCTGGCTTGGGGATTTTTAATGCTACCGGAGAGTGTAGCGGTAGCGTTCAACAAACCGGTGAAGCCAACCAGATTGGGCGGTACGTTGGGAACTTTGGAAAGAACCGTTTGGAGTTGGTCAATTGGAATATTCTGTAATTGAAGCTGACCCGATTGTGCTTCGCCACCTATGGTTCCGGAATAGGAGATGAGACTGTTTCCGGATTGAATGCGTAGGGGTAACAGGGAAAGAACTCCATTTTCAAATCTCCCTTCACCCAGCACACTCACCTGGCTAATGTTGTAGGTATCCCATTTCCAATCTTGACCTTCAATATTAATTTGGGTGCTGATACCCGTAGCCAAAGAGCCATCTACAGTTACGGAACCCGTGAAGCGACCTTGGAGTTCGGCAATGTCGGGTAAGACAGATGAGGCTTCCCGTTGCTCACGTTGCTGTTCCTCCAATGCCTTGATTTCTGAAAGACGCCGTAGCTGAGTTTGCAGGGGTACATCGTCCAAGAGGATGGGTGTAACCAGAGTGCCGCCCTGAGAATTGAAGCTGAGATTCGCCGGGGTAACGTTAATCAGTTGAAACGCTTGCAAGGCGGCGACAACAACCGGGAGTTCTCCCTGCTTGACAGTAAGTTTAACGTTTTGGAATTGAGGGCCAGCCGCTGTCCGGGAAATTTTACCCGAAAGCAAGTATTCATTATCAAGGGGTTGGGAGGAGTCGCTGCGGCGGGCGTTAAAGATCGGGCCTGTGATCGCAATATTATTGAGAGAAACCTCGAACGTCTTCAGGTTAACATCCAAGCTGCCGGAGATGTCTCCTTTCAACGGTTGGGTCGCGATCGCAGGGGGTACAGGAGTAAACTCTTTGAGTAGGGCGATCGGGAATTTCTGGGTGCTTACTTGTAACACATCTCCTTGCCGCTGGCCTTGAGCAATCGTCTCACCCCGCTTAATATCAAACGAGACGGGTTGGTAGTCGGAGCCAAGTGCCACCGCAATTCGGTCATTGGCACCCGCCAGATTCAGGTTCAATCCCTGTCCTGCTGCTGTATTGACACTCCCCGTCAGTGGAGATTCAAACGCCAGACCCTCGACGGCAAAATCTCGCAGTGCGATCGTGCCATTCACATTGGGAGCCGTCACGCTGCCTGCAATGCGACCGTTAAAATCCGCTTGTCCCGCTACATTGGTCGCAGTGGGAAAATTGGCTGATAGTTGTTTTAAGTTCAAGTTGTTGGCTTGAACATTAAGATCGAACCCCTGAATCGCTTGTAAACCCTGATTGGCGAGGTTGACATTAACTACGCCATTGGCCTGAAATCCTTCTGCGGTCGCCTGTTGAATTTGCAACTGTTGCTGTTGACCGTTCCAATCAATCACAGCCGTGAGCGAACGATCAATTAAAGCAATCCCTTCACTAAAATTCACTTGCCCACGAGCCTGGATGGCATTGGGAGAAAGGGCGGCTAAAGAACCAGAGACATCCAATTGACCATTCAAGCGTCCTCGTAAATCCGGGGAGAAACTCGCTAAGGGGACATCGGCTGCCTCAACATTCGCCTGAAAACGTCCCTCACGAAGTTGCACATTAGAAGCATTGATGGTGCCTTCAGCCACATTCAATCGTCCAGAACCGCTTCCCTGAATCGTGGAGGGACTCAAGTTATTCAAGGAACCCGCTAGATTAAAGTCTCCCGTGAGAGCACCGCGAAACTGGGGGGGTACCTGCGCCAGACGTTCGACTTGTACCCCAGAGGCTTGGACTTGGGCGGTAAAATTCCCATTGGCCAGTTGGATGTTGCTTGCCCTGATGGTGCCGCCAGCGACATTCAAACTCCCCGAACCACTGCCTTGAAGGGTGGCAGGACTCAAGTTCGCTACATTACCCGCCAGATTAAAGGTACCCGAAAGCGACCCCCGGACTTGGGGGGGAACATTACCTAGACGCTCTACGGGTACCCCAGAGGCTTGAACTTGTGCCGTGAAGTTACCATTGGCCAGTTGTACGTTGGTTGCCCTGAGTGTCCCTCCGCCTATATTCAAACTCCCTGAACCGCTCGCTTGAAGGGTCGCAGGACTCAAGTTCGCTACATTACCCGCCAGATTAAAGGTACCCGAAAGCGGCCCCCGGACTTGGGGGGGAACATTGCCGAGACGCTCTACGGGTACCCCAGAGGCTTGAACTTGGGCCGTAAAGTTACCATTCGCCAGTTGCACATTGGTTGCCCTGAGTGTCCCTCCGGCTATATTCAAACTCCCCGAACCACTGCCTTGAAGGGTCGCAGGACTCAAGTTCGCTAAATCACCTGCCAGATTAAAGGTACCGGAAAGAGGCCCCCGGATTTGGGGCGGGACTTTTGCCAAACGCTGTACCTCGACCCCAGAGGCTTGAACTTGTGCCGTGAAGCGACCCTCTGCTAGTTGGAGGTTAGTTGCCCGAATTGTCCCGCCAGCGACATTCAATCTGCCAGTACCCGTTCCCTGAATTGTAGCCATGCTCAACTCGGTTAAAGGGCCTGAAAGATTAAAGTTGCCGGAAACAGGCCCCCGGAGTTGAGGTGGAACTGTCGCGAGACGCTGTACCTCAACCCCAGAGGCTTGAACTTGTGCCGTGAAGCGACCCTCTGCCAGTTGCACATTCGTTGCCCTCACCGTCCCTCCGGCCAGATTCAAACTGCCTGTGCCACTGCCCTGAATTTTCGCTGTACTAAACTCCGTCAGTGGGCCAGAAAGGGTAAAGTTACCGGAAACGGGAGCGCGAAACTGAGGGGGAACCTCTGCCAGACGCCCTACCTGTAGATCCGAGGCTTGGACTTGTGCTGTAAAGCGACCATTCGCCAGTTGGATATTTGTCGCTCGAACTTTGCCGCCAGCGAGATTTAAACTTCCGCTACCACTGCCCTGAATCGTGGCAGCAGTGATGTTCGTCAGAGGGCCAGAAATCCGCAAGTTGCCTGAAACCGGGACACGAAACTGGGGGGGGACTTCTGCTAGACGCCCTACCTGTAAATCCGAGGCTTGGACTTGTGCGGTGAAGCGTTTTTGGGTGGCCTGGATATCCCTAACAGCCACGAAACCCTCGGCGATTTTGAGATTGGCTGAACCTGTAGCTCGCACATTATCGGCATCATTGAGGGAACCGACAACTTGCGTTCGACCAGAAATCAGACCGAGGGGAACTGGGGGTTTAAAATCGTAAGTTAAGGCGATCGCATCTCCCGGCAGGTTATTCCCCTGGAAGTTGAAGGTCACACCCCCGCCCTTAGAACCGAGTTGTACCTGCCCGTTGCCAGTCACCAAACCGCCTAAGCTGGGCAAGGCGCGCAGGTTGCTCACTGATAACGTGGAACCCACGACACCAAAGTCAGAGGCGATCACCCGAAATTTCACCTTATCAATTTGAGCCACATTCGTGGTGGTAAACTTACCCGAAACAACGGGTTTATTCGGAGTCCCAGTTACCTGAAGGTCAGCTTTTAGTTGGGCTGAGGCGAGTACAGGCAAGGTTTTGATATTAAAAGTTCGTAAAGCCTGCGGCAATTGAATCGCCTGAGTCTGCGCTGATAAGTTAAAGCCCGCTTGGGTATCTATGGTTCCATTGGCTTGGGCGGGTATTTGACCAAATAGTGTGTTGACTTTCTCTAACCGAATTTGCGTGCCTTTAAAACGCAACTGACCGGTTGTATTGGCAAAGGACTGGGGCAAAGGATCGAGTTGGGCTGTAACGTTTTTCAGGCCAGCGGTGCCCAAAAACGTCAATGGCTTTTTAGGTATGGATTTAACTTCCAGATTGCCATTGATCGCTCCGGCTTGTAAAATCAGCGGCAACTGGATTAAGCGACCGACCTCTGGAGCACTGAGGTCATTGCCCAAAATGGCGGCATTGATTTCTCCTGTGGCGGGAATGGTATTTCCGCTAATGGTGAGATTTCCCCCAGCCGCCAACTGCCCGCCTGTATCAAACTTAATTAGCTTATTGTTATTGAGGAAAAGAGCCTTTCCGGAGGACAGAGAGAGGGGAATGGGTTTCTTCGAGTTCCCCGATGCTCCCCTCGGTACCAAGACAACATCGGCATCCCGTACCCGCAAGACGTTGAGTTTGATATCGAGCTGACCTTTCGGTAACGTTTGAAGGTCGAGGTCAAACCACCTTCCGTCTTGAGCCTGTTCGAGGTAGACTTTGGGCTTGACTAGGGTGATATCAAGGGGTAAGGTGCGATTGGTCAGCAGCGGCAGTAACTTAAAGGACACCTCTACTGCTTCAGCGGTAGCGCGATCGGAGTCTGTGGCGGTTGCAGGTAAGCTGGAGGCACCAAACCGTAAGCCCGTGGGGGAAAAGCCTTCGACACGCCCCAGGTTGACTGGACGATTGATGAGCTTACTAACCGTCGTCTCGACCTGTGGTGCTAATTGTCGGTAGACAAAAAACCATACCCATGTTAAACCTCCTCCAATCCCAGACAACAAAATTAGGCTGAGAACAATCGCTAAACGCTGCCAGTGCCGTCGCCTCTGCACAGATGTAGAGGGCTGTTCGGGTGGGTTTTCAGAAGTGGGTTCCGGTTCGTTGCCTGGATTTGGGGCGTTGGTCATGTTAGTCTTGTCTCGCGCCTCACATTACAAAAAGCATTGCGGTTGCTGGCGTAATCCATCCTACTAGTAGGAGTACTTTTCAATACTGATAAAACCAGTCCAATTAAAGCTGGGTTTGCAAATATTAATCAAGAATACGCCACTGGACTCCACACCGAATATTCATGGCTTCAGCAAAGGAACTCATTTTTGAGTCCCCAAACTCTCAACGCCGAGTACCTCGTCATGAGTTTTGAAGTAGGTTGTGTTCCAAGAAAAGACCTCTCTTGGTTTAACCTCTGCACACTTCTAAAGACGCTATTTGGGGTAAGGGGGGTTCCCTATAAAACCTGATCCATTCCTCTGATTCACCGAAACCTTGCTCCAGGTATGCCATTGAGAGGCATCTCAGCTTAGACCAAAAACAAAGGGTTCCCACTCACTCACTTGGATTGGAAGGGAACCTATTGGAATATTATTGAAAATCGAAGATGAGGATATAAAGTGTTGATTGTTTAGTAGCTACCCTTGAGCATACTACTAAAGATATTGAAGTTTTTGTCAATCGAATTGATTAAACCCACTGCATTGGAGAGCGATCGTGGTGGATTAGAAATCAGAGTATCCTCAGCAATTAAACGATTAAAATCCACTTTAACTTCGCCTGAACGCTCTGTTTTTCCATCACTCTCATAAAACTTGACCCCCGCCAACTGCATAAGTTTGATAAATTCCTGAGCCATAATCCCATAGCCAATGGTCGTTGGATGAATCCCATCGAGTGAGAATAACCCCCCACTGGTACGACCCTTGGGGCCTGAACGATAGAAGCGAGAATCTGGCACCGGTGACAGCGCTTGCAGTTGAGGTGGCAACTGATACTCGCCCCCCACTTTGTCCCACCAATGGGGTCTAGCTTCGGGGTCTTCAATATAGCGTCGAGAGGCTAAGCGATCAAGTAAGCCAGCGGTTTCAAATAAATACCAATCTCTACCTTCGTTGCGGCCTTGGCGTACCACTTCTGTAATGTAGTCGTTGTACTGGTCAATCGCGCAATCAATCGCCCTCGCTTCAGGCCCTGTGATCTTCGGATGCTTCTTGGGGTCAAAATCATCGTCGCTAATCCACGGCAATGTGTAGAAGGGGAAGTAGCGAGACCCTGGGTCGGCTTTGTTACCCTGAGTATCTTTATTGACACCACGAGCAAAAGGCGCGATCGTGACGTGAGGCACCGTTCCCCAAATCACATGACGGGCACGGATTTTCTTGACTTCCGTGACCAGCTTATCCAGTTCTGCCTTAAAGTGAATCGGACGCCAAACGGTATAGCGGTCATTAATTGCCATATCGTCATAACCCTCAGCCGTCCACTTCACATTGAAGGTGAGAATACTGCCTAGAGCATTATTTGAACCGATGAGAATAATCAGCGTTTCAATCCCATCTCCGTCCAGGGTTTCTGTTGTTCCCACCTGCGAGAGTGCTGCCGCTGCCTGTAGGGGCGTGAGGGCGTTGCCGCGTATATCTCGTGCTGTGTTCAACACTCGTATAGCCGCACGTTCGTTGTGATATTCGACAACCTGCCGCAAATAATCATCCTTTGCCGGATTCTGATCTAAAACTCTTTGACAGGTTTGTGCTGTGCCTGAGAGGGTATTGCGTAGATCCCATCCATAAACGGCTAAGTTGTGGTTGATCTTTCCGCTAGGATCGGGTGGAATGGAGCCAGAACCACGCTCCCAATAATCTTCTACTTCATCTAAGTAATTACGTACAAGGGATAAGAAAGAAGGAAATTCCCACCAATCGATGGTTTCACCTAACTTATTTTCTATCTGTCGAACTAGGTGCTCTAAGTTGAGTGGTAGTCCATTTCCTGGCCCCTCATAGGTTGGATAACGGAACTGATTCCACCCCAATTCTGTGGCAATTATTCTGGGATAGGAGAGATTTGTATTAAAAATTGCTCCACTTTGAAAGCCCTGAGTTAGAGAGTCCCCAATGGTAACCAGACGATGTCGGGGAGTTCCTTGTCTATTTACATTAACAGCGATACCAAGGGTTGGGTCTGTAACAGGTTCACGCGCCTGTGCACGAATTACGACATCCTCCGGCGTTTTAGGGTCGAGCATGTCAGAGGTGACGGGTTTTGCCATATTGTCTTTTTACTCCAGAGTCGGCATTCGTTACAGGATAATCCACCGATACTCAGGTAAAATGCAGAATTTACATTACAAAATGTGATTCTGAATGCTCATACCAGAGCATTCATGGAAAGATGTTTGTCTATGTACGAACCCGCCAGACTTGACCCCGATATTTTCCAGTTATTTTATCCTGACCCACCTCAATCGGGGGAGTAGTTGCTTCATACTTAGCGCCACGATAAATGAGTTGGGTTTTTTTGTTCTCCTGAGACTCGGCTACGGATTCAGAAGGCAAAAAGTATTGTCTATTGCTCAGCAATACTAGGATCAGAAGTAAACACTGGAGCGGCCAAGGGGCACAAAGCAAACTCAAGAATAAGCTGATCACTAAAATTGAACTGGCGAGAGTAGCGATTCCATCCGAGGAATTTCTACAGATATAGGCACAAAGTAGGACAGTCACCAATGAAATTATGAAAACCCATAACATACCTATTCCCTCCATTACTAGGAGCAGAAGCTTGTATTGAAATGATGGCTAATGATCATCTACCTTTATATCACCTAATAGGATTAAATCTTCTTGGCGTGTGAATCTACCCTAATAGGGTACAGTTTAGATTTTTTTAAATAAAAATTATTACATTTTAACTTTAAACAGGGAGAAGCCGAAAGAGTACTAAACTCTTATTGTTAAGACACGATACTCCCATTGCCACTCTCAGAAGGCTGAACCTCTCCTCCTCACCCAGCGAGCTGCTTTTTCTGGTGCTACAGCGCAGTCGCCTTTGTTCCAACACGGCAAGCGGCAACGGGGGCATGAATTATCTTCTAGAGCAATCCTTATGCTTTACCACTGTTGCTATCAGAATCGCAAGCTTCTGTGAAAGCCCAATCTGGATCTTCCTCTCTACGGGGATCTGTCTTAAAATTGGGCTTGGGTTTAGAGGTAGAAAAGCCCACCAATGCGGAAAGACCAAGAACAACAATAGCTATGATTTCCATTTGTTCTGCCTCAAAAATTGATATTTCAACGATGGAAAGCGTTCGACGAGTTAAACAGCTACAATACGTAACGCCTTGTAGAGAGCAACTAGGGTCTTGTGGCAGATGCGAACGAAATTCTTTGAAGACTCATCCTATTAGAAGAGTGAATGCTCTAGTGACTCGGTAGTGCATGGGTCGAGCTAAAAATTGGCTGATAGATATAGGCTGTAGGAGTCTTGAGTACTGAGTAACATCCACCGATCGCTCTAGGGAATTGTTCAGAAAAAAGATTGGTTGTCTCTTTACCCATCAAGTCGGCGACTTAAAACCCTGCCAGAGATATCCCTGCTGCGTTCCTGACTCAATACTCAGGACTTTCATCGTAGAATTCCCAGTCGGTAGGATGAACTTGGATTCATTATGCTACCTTTTACAGGGACGGCAACTAATTTCGGGAGAATTAATCAAAAGCTTTTTATTCTCCTCAAAGCATTATGTAATTTTCATAAAACTTAGGCTCTTCAGGAACAATTGGCAGCGATCGCACATCTAAATGTTTCTCTTCACATCCTCTGCGGATGGGTTGGCGATCGCTTCCTGAGCCATGTGACTTTTAATCTAACCCTTCAGCCCACGCTGAAGCCGAACTTAACGTTTATATAACAATCTGTAACAATTAATATAGCCTAGCGCCACGGGTGCCTGCGGCTGTAAAGCCTTTAAGCCATTGTCAAATCATACAAGCCCGATGAACCTATCCGCATCAAGCCGACTTCAATTCACCCCAGATTTGAATATCTGTAGTGTCTTAAACGGCATGTGGCAAGTATCGGGTGCACACGGACGCATTGACTCACAGCGCGCTATCGAGAGTATGTTCCAGTATATGGATGCAGGCTTTACGACTTGGGACTTAGCCGACCATTATGGCCCAGCAGAAGACTTTATTGGAGAATTTCGGCGTCAACTTATCAATACTCGTGGGAAAGAGCGACTCAAGTTATCGATAGATGCTTTTGATAGCTTAGAATAGTTATTTATTTATCGATTACAAGGAAATTTAATACAATAGAAATTATCTATTAATTGCCTCCTTTTTCTATTCTGTTTCATCTTTATTTTTACCTTTAAATTTATATTTAATTTACTACTTGATAGCTAATGCTGTCACCTCAGAACTCCTTAGCCGCTAATAAAAATACTAAGCTGCCTCACCAAGCAATCAAGGTTTTTGTCACTACAACCATAAGTTGAGCAAAACTACAACCATAAGTTGAGCATAAGAGCCGCTGTAATAGGCATTCTCTTGTTCAGGAGAATATATCCCGATCTCCATTTAACAACCATAAGTTGAGCAAAAAGAGAAATCCTAGGCATAAGTTGGCACAAAATCGCAAACCGTATCCCCGACAAAAACCATAGGTATTAGACCAACTCTCACCTCAGTCCGACCAGCGACTGAGGAGCTACCCTGCTCATCTTCAAGTGAGCATAGCTATCTTCATTTGTAAAGGAAATTGTAATACTTCTCAATAAAAAGCCTTTTAAGTAGAGGAAACTTATTTTAAATTATGGAAGTTTTTGCCTATATTCAAGGAATCACTCAACCTATTAATTGACCACCTGTGTAGCACTCGTAAAATTCTCATCAGTTTCAAACCCAGCTAGGTGAGGAACAAACCGTTAGTTCAGGAGTAAGAGGAGACTGGTGGATGCTCACTGAAGATGAGTTCAAAAACTGGTGTCGCCGCCTTAATATGACGGAACTAGCGAGGAAGAGCATAGAAATAATTCGCTCATCCGAACCATCGCGGCTTGTTGGCGGGGGTAGAAAGAACGTTTCAGGACGCTATCCCAGCCGCAAGATGAGGAGAACGATTCAGTTCGAGTCACACCGTAACGAGCTAGCGCATATCTATAAACTAGAGCATGACCAAGATGTGCTGGAGTACTACGACCAGCCTCCCCCCATTGAACTTATTTACCTGAGTAAGTCAGGACGACGCATTCGCCAGTTACACACGCCGGACTTTTTCGTCATTCGGAAAAACACCGCAGGCTGGGAAGAGTGCAAGACACAAGAGGAGTTACTCAAAAAAGCACAGGAGAGTCCGAACCGTTACCAGCTCACAGAGCCTGGTAAGTGGCAATGCCCTCCAGGTGAAGAGTACGCACACGCATTGGGTTTGTACTACTGTTTTCGCTCATCTGCTGAAATTGATTGGATATTCCAGAGAAACTTTGTTTGGCTGGAGGATTACTTTCAAGCCAAGTTGCCACAAGTAGATGAGGAGGTGTCTCGTGCCGTCCTTTCAGTTGTAGAAGCCGAGCCGGGAATTGTCCTAACCGACTTACTCAATCGTGTTGAGCAAGCTAAGGTCGATGACCTCAATATCCTGATTGCTACTGATCGAGTGTACGTTGACCTCAGTGCAGTTCCCTTGAGGCAGCCGGAGCAGGTGCAAGTTTTTCTCGACCAAGAAGAAGCTTTCACTTATGCTCAAGTGACCAAGATTGCTCCCCCAACGTCTGTAAGCCAAATTTGCGCCGTTAAAGTTAGTGCCGGAACACCAATATCCTGGGATGGTGCAAACTGGCAGATTGTTAATACGGGGAACACCTCGATTGGACTATTGAAAGACAATGACGATTTTATCCAACTACCCAATAAGGTGTTCGAGGATTTAGTTGAGAAAGGACAAATCACGGGGCTTCTAGCCCAAACCGAATCAAGCCTTAATGCTGAAGTTGAGGAAATACTCCGCAAAGCCAGTAAGAGAGACCGGGAAGAAGCCAATCGTCGCTACAAAACGATTGAACCCTTCCTCAATCGCAACTCATCCACCAAACCTAATAGCTCCGAACGTCGTTGGATTGCGAGCTACCGAGAAGCCGAAAAGATTTACCAGCGAGGCTTCATCGGACTCCTACCGAACCATCAACAGAAGGGAAATTACCAGCCAAAAATCAGTGAAGAAGTCCGAACCCTGATGGAGGCGTTTATTGAGGACAAGTATGAAACCCTCAAGCAGCAGTCAATCAGCCGAATTTACTGGTCTTTTAAAGAAGAATGCATCCAACAAGGAATTAAGCACCCAAGCTACGAATTGTTTCGTAAAACCGTTCACGGGCGTCCTGCTTATCAGAAAACTCTAAAGCGCCAGGGACATCGAGCCGCTTATCAAGAGGAACTGTTCTACTGGCGCTTGGACAGAGAAAAAACACCTCCCCACGGTGAACGTCCGTTTGAAATCTGCCACATCGACCACACCGAAGCCGATGTTGAGTTAGTCAGCTCAATTATGGCGACTCTTGGCGGTGACTTAGAGTTCTTGTGTGATGGTAACGGCAATAAAGCGCGTCCCTGGTTAACCTTATTGATGGACGCTTACTCAAGGCGAATACTTGCTGCTTACTTGACTTTCGATCCACCCAGCTACCGCTCCTGCATGATGGTTTTGAGAATTTGCGTCCAACGCTTTGGTCGCCTTCCCCAAATCATCGTGGTAGATAATGGTGCAGAATTTAACAGCAGCGACTTTGAAACCCTCCTCGCTTACTACCGATGCACTAAGAAACAAAGACCATCAGCTAAGGGACGTTTTGGTTCAGTCATTGAACGCTTCTTTGGGGTTGCCAACCAGGAGTTTTGGCACAATCTAAAGGGCAACACCCAGATTATGCGAAATGTTCGGCAGGTAACCAAAGGCGTCAATCCGAAAAATCAGGCAGTCTGGACGCTGGGCAAGGTATACGAATACCTGTGTGAATATGTTTATGAAGTGTATGAAGCCTCACCTCATCCTGCCTTAAGGCAGAGTCCTAGAGATGCCTTCAAGGCTGGCCTAGCCAGAGGAGGTAGTCGAGACCATTTGCTCATTTCTCCAGACGAGTTTCGGCTACTATCGCTCCCCTCACCAACAGACCGAGAAGGCAAAAGAAAAGTTACGCGGCAAGGGGTAAAAATTAACCACCTCTACTACTGGCACAAATCCTTCAGTGGGATAAAGGTTCGGGATACAGATGTAGAAGTGAAATATGAGCCATTCGATATCACTGTGGCTTATGCCTACGTCAATAAAGAGTGGGTGAAATGTTCTTCAGGTTACCTCCAAGAACTCCAAGGTCACTCAGTACGAGAGTTGATGATTGCTACCGCTGAACTAAAAAAGCTTAACGAGATTCAAAATCGGCAATTTACTGAAATCACAGGCAAAAAACTTGCTCAGTTCTTTGCCTCTGTAGAAAAGGAAGAGGTTGCTTTATCGCCACCTTCACGAGAGGCGAAAAAAGCTGTGCTAGCGCAGCGCAAGCGGGATTTGGAAGTCAAGCCGGTACATGCACTGATTGACGGTGATTATGTGGAACAAGATACTGATTCTTCTGTAGACCATCTTGAAGAGTCTAAAAGCTATGAAAGTGAAAGTTTACCCCTGTCCACAGAGTCTATTCCGCTGGATGATGAGGATGATGATTTTGAAAATTTTCAACCTCTAGAGGAATGGTGATGGCAACTAAGCAGGGATTCCCACCAGAATTACTCACTCAATCAACACAAAAGCGCTTAGATTACTTCAAGGCTCCCGGTAAAACCGTAAGGCACCGGAATCTGGAATTAGTGTATAACCAAGTTTTGCGTGCCATTCGAGAACCAGCAGGAGCTTCGATAATTCTAGTCATGGGGCCATCCGGTGTAGGAAAAACCACATTACTGCGCTTGGTCGAGAAAAATATTCTTGAGGAAAGCTTGCCACAGATGGAACTCGACCCCGGTTGGATTCCGATTGTCTGTGTTGAGGCAGTTGCACCAGGTAAGGATACTTTCAGGTGGAAAGACTTCTATAAACGTACCCTGATTGCTATCGATGAACCACTGATTCAGGAGAAAATTAGCTATACCGAAGACGGTATCCGCCGTGATAGCGAAGGGAAACTTATTGTTAAGTCAAGGGCAACTGAAGATAGCTTGCGTTTAGCGATGGAGCAAGCGTTGTCTCACCGTAGACCCTACACTCTAGCGGTAGATGAATTTCAGGATATTGGTAAGATGGCTAGCCAAAAGGTTTTGGAAGCTCACATGGACTCTATTAAGTCAGCCGTGAATACGACCAAAATTCCCTGGACTGGGTTTGGGACTTATCAACTTCTGGACTTCCTCGAACTGAGTCCCCAATTAAGCCGACGTACTCGGATTATTCACTTGCCTCGCTACCGCCTAGAGGACGAGAAGGATATTGAGGCGTTTAAAGAAGCTCTAAAACATTTGCTGTATCGGATGCCATTACCAGAAACACCCCGCCTAGTGAACAAATACTGGGAGTACTGCTACGAACGTAGCATTGGCTGTATTGGTACACTTAAAGATTGGCTGGTACAAGCACTTGACCTCGCTCTTGAAGAAAAAGCAACGACTCTCACCCTTAATCATCTCGAAAAAACAGCAAAGTTAACCTCTGAGTGCATACAAATGGCAAAAGATGCGATCGAGGGTGAAGAAAGGCTGACTGATAGTAA
Encoded here:
- a CDS encoding DDE-type integrase/transposase/recombinase, whose protein sequence is MLTEDEFKNWCRRLNMTELARKSIEIIRSSEPSRLVGGGRKNVSGRYPSRKMRRTIQFESHRNELAHIYKLEHDQDVLEYYDQPPPIELIYLSKSGRRIRQLHTPDFFVIRKNTAGWEECKTQEELLKKAQESPNRYQLTEPGKWQCPPGEEYAHALGLYYCFRSSAEIDWIFQRNFVWLEDYFQAKLPQVDEEVSRAVLSVVEAEPGIVLTDLLNRVEQAKVDDLNILIATDRVYVDLSAVPLRQPEQVQVFLDQEEAFTYAQVTKIAPPTSVSQICAVKVSAGTPISWDGANWQIVNTGNTSIGLLKDNDDFIQLPNKVFEDLVEKGQITGLLAQTESSLNAEVEEILRKASKRDREEANRRYKTIEPFLNRNSSTKPNSSERRWIASYREAEKIYQRGFIGLLPNHQQKGNYQPKISEEVRTLMEAFIEDKYETLKQQSISRIYWSFKEECIQQGIKHPSYELFRKTVHGRPAYQKTLKRQGHRAAYQEELFYWRLDREKTPPHGERPFEICHIDHTEADVELVSSIMATLGGDLEFLCDGNGNKARPWLTLLMDAYSRRILAAYLTFDPPSYRSCMMVLRICVQRFGRLPQIIVVDNGAEFNSSDFETLLAYYRCTKKQRPSAKGRFGSVIERFFGVANQEFWHNLKGNTQIMRNVRQVTKGVNPKNQAVWTLGKVYEYLCEYVYEVYEASPHPALRQSPRDAFKAGLARGGSRDHLLISPDEFRLLSLPSPTDREGKRKVTRQGVKINHLYYWHKSFSGIKVRDTDVEVKYEPFDITVAYAYVNKEWVKCSSGYLQELQGHSVRELMIATAELKKLNEIQNRQFTEITGKKLAQFFASVEKEEVALSPPSREAKKAVLAQRKRDLEVKPVHALIDGDYVEQDTDSSVDHLEESKSYESESLPLSTESIPLDDEDDDFENFQPLEEW
- a CDS encoding AAA family ATPase, which encodes MATKQGFPPELLTQSTQKRLDYFKAPGKTVRHRNLELVYNQVLRAIREPAGASIILVMGPSGVGKTTLLRLVEKNILEESLPQMELDPGWIPIVCVEAVAPGKDTFRWKDFYKRTLIAIDEPLIQEKISYTEDGIRRDSEGKLIVKSRATEDSLRLAMEQALSHRRPYTLAVDEFQDIGKMASQKVLEAHMDSIKSAVNTTKIPWTGFGTYQLLDFLELSPQLSRRTRIIHLPRYRLEDEKDIEAFKEALKHLLYRMPLPETPRLVNKYWEYCYERSIGCIGTLKDWLVQALDLALEEKATTLTLNHLEKTAKLTSECIQMAKDAIEGEERLTDSKESQRQLRELLNPKKQKVQEAQTNSGKDDKQENNGSKSKGSSRRRVGQRNPKRDPVASESL